One window of Cupriavidus oxalaticus genomic DNA carries:
- a CDS encoding formyltransferase, protein MRAVVFGYHNVGDRCLRVLHARGVEVALVITHRDRPDENIWFRRVADTAAELGLPFIYGEDPADPAIAQAVRDARPDVIFSFYYRAMIPAAVLALAPGGAFNMHGSLLPKYRGRVPVNWAVLHGETETGATLHAMEARPDAGYIVDQTAVPILPDDTAGEVFEKVTVAAEQTLWRALPAMIAGQTPQRPNRLAEGSYFSGRRPEDGRIDWSQPAASVYNLIRAVAPPYPGAFTEVAGQRFIVARARRLQAGSAPAGLPPGLHVQAGRLLGLCGDGGAVLVTELLAHDGALVTPDTFSQILRKQTNEENR, encoded by the coding sequence ATGCGCGCTGTCGTCTTCGGCTACCACAATGTCGGCGACCGCTGCCTGCGCGTGCTGCATGCGCGCGGCGTGGAAGTGGCGCTGGTCATCACGCACCGCGACCGTCCCGACGAGAACATCTGGTTCCGCCGTGTCGCGGACACCGCCGCGGAGCTAGGCCTTCCCTTTATCTACGGCGAGGATCCTGCCGATCCCGCGATCGCGCAGGCAGTGCGCGACGCGCGCCCGGACGTGATCTTTTCCTTCTACTACCGCGCGATGATTCCGGCGGCAGTGCTGGCGCTGGCTCCTGGCGGCGCCTTCAACATGCACGGCTCGCTGCTGCCGAAGTACCGCGGCCGCGTGCCGGTGAACTGGGCGGTGCTGCACGGCGAGACCGAAACCGGCGCAACGCTGCATGCAATGGAAGCGAGGCCGGATGCGGGCTATATCGTCGACCAGACCGCCGTGCCGATCCTGCCGGACGACACCGCCGGCGAAGTCTTCGAAAAGGTCACGGTGGCCGCCGAACAGACCCTGTGGCGCGCGTTGCCGGCGATGATCGCCGGGCAGACGCCGCAGCGGCCCAACCGGCTTGCGGAAGGCAGCTATTTCTCCGGGCGCAGGCCGGAAGACGGCCGCATCGACTGGAGCCAGCCGGCTGCGAGCGTCTACAACCTCATCCGCGCGGTCGCGCCGCCCTACCCCGGCGCATTCACCGAGGTGGCCGGACAGCGCTTTATCGTGGCGCGGGCGCGCCGCCTCCAGGCCGGCAGCGCACCCGCCGGCTTGCCGCCCGGCCTGCACGTGCAGGCCGGCAGGCTGCTTGGCCTGTGCGGCGATGGCGGTGCGGTGCTCGTGACCGAATTGCTGGCGCATGACGGGGCGCTGGTCACGCCCGATACCTTTTCCCAGATTCTCAGAAAACAAACCAACGAGGAAAACCGATGA
- a CDS encoding glycosyltransferase family 39 protein: protein MRSSSTSRYAGLSVGATTTSAVVLVSLAILLVWFGTLDMRHLLRSDEGRYAEIAREMFVTGDWVTIRYHELKYFEKPPFHLWVTTLAYTLFGVGDWQARLCVALSGLLGLGATMLAAARWYGQRVALLAGLALVAAPMWNVAGHFNSLDMTLAGAMACVLACMLIAQHPHATPAARRNWMLACWAAMGVAVLVKGLVGLALPGLVLVVYTVATRDFGLWRRLHVLAGMAVLLAVTVPWFWLVSVRNPEFPHFFFIHEHWQRYTSNVHQREGKIWFFVPLLLAGFLPWLGLAPQMWQAVRERAGVARGTTPRPFQPALLAALWAAAIFVFFSLSGSKLPGYIVPIFPALALLAGVALDTVTERAWRWQVNAVIALAVIGLLACPFVAMLDKPSTPNAVYREFTLWIAIAFAIMLAGAIAARRLLRTRGVFPSIVVYALAMFACCTVALRGHEAMGRPGSGADLAPAINAVLTPQMPLYSVGMLDHTLPFYLRRTAIMVAHQDELEFGIGQEPQKWIPTIDGFISRWQDGQRAVAIMMPETYKMLAARGVPMHRIGGDRRRVAVANFALPGEGPHAPSQGQ, encoded by the coding sequence ATGCGTAGTTCATCGACCTCGCGGTATGCCGGGCTGTCAGTAGGTGCCACCACCACCAGTGCCGTCGTGCTGGTCAGCCTCGCCATCCTGCTGGTCTGGTTCGGCACGCTCGACATGCGCCACCTGCTGCGCTCGGACGAGGGCCGCTACGCCGAAATCGCGCGCGAAATGTTTGTCACCGGCGACTGGGTGACGATCCGCTACCACGAGCTCAAGTACTTCGAGAAGCCGCCCTTCCACCTGTGGGTGACCACGCTGGCCTATACGCTGTTCGGCGTCGGCGACTGGCAGGCGCGCCTGTGCGTGGCGTTGTCCGGCCTGCTTGGCCTGGGCGCAACCATGCTGGCCGCGGCGCGGTGGTATGGGCAGCGCGTGGCGCTGCTGGCCGGGCTGGCGCTGGTGGCGGCGCCGATGTGGAATGTCGCCGGGCATTTCAATTCGCTGGACATGACCCTGGCGGGAGCGATGGCGTGCGTGCTGGCCTGCATGCTGATTGCGCAGCACCCGCACGCCACGCCCGCCGCGCGCCGCAACTGGATGCTGGCTTGCTGGGCCGCCATGGGCGTGGCGGTGCTGGTCAAGGGGCTGGTCGGGCTGGCGCTGCCCGGCCTGGTGCTGGTGGTCTATACCGTCGCCACGCGCGATTTTGGCCTGTGGCGCAGGCTCCATGTGCTGGCCGGCATGGCGGTGCTGCTCGCGGTCACCGTGCCGTGGTTCTGGCTGGTGTCGGTGCGCAACCCTGAATTCCCGCATTTCTTCTTTATCCACGAGCACTGGCAGCGCTACACCTCGAACGTTCACCAGCGCGAAGGCAAGATCTGGTTCTTCGTGCCGCTGCTGCTGGCCGGATTCCTGCCCTGGCTGGGGCTGGCGCCACAGATGTGGCAGGCGGTGCGCGAGCGCGCCGGCGTCGCGCGCGGCACTACGCCGCGGCCGTTCCAGCCCGCGCTGCTGGCGGCGCTGTGGGCCGCGGCGATCTTCGTGTTCTTCAGCCTGTCCGGCTCCAAGCTGCCGGGCTATATCGTGCCGATCTTCCCGGCGCTGGCGCTGCTGGCGGGCGTGGCGCTGGACACGGTCACGGAACGCGCGTGGCGCTGGCAGGTCAATGCCGTGATTGCGCTGGCGGTCATCGGGCTGCTGGCGTGCCCCTTCGTCGCCATGCTGGACAAGCCAAGCACGCCCAATGCCGTGTACCGCGAATTCACCCTGTGGATCGCCATTGCCTTTGCCATCATGCTGGCCGGGGCCATCGCTGCGCGGCGGCTGCTGCGCACGCGCGGCGTATTTCCCAGCATTGTGGTGTACGCGCTGGCGATGTTCGCCTGCTGCACGGTGGCGCTGCGTGGCCACGAGGCGATGGGGCGGCCCGGCTCCGGCGCGGACCTGGCGCCGGCGATCAATGCAGTGCTGACGCCGCAGATGCCGCTGTACAGCGTCGGCATGCTGGACCATACGCTGCCGTTTTACCTGCGCCGCACTGCCATCATGGTCGCGCATCAGGACGAACTGGAATTCGGCATCGGCCAGGAGCCGCAGAAGTGGATCCCCACCATCGACGGCTTTATCTCGCGCTGGCAGGACGGCCAGCGCGCCGTGGCGATCATGATGCCCGAGACCTACAAGATGCTGGCGGCGCGCGGCGTGCCGATGCACCGGATCGGCGGCGATCGCCGGCGCGTGGCGGTCGCCAACTTCGCCCTGCCGGGCGAAGGCCCGCACGCGCCATCCCAAGGACAGTAA
- a CDS encoding HdeD family acid-resistance protein, which translates to MLQYYAKLWWVVALRGLFALVFGVCAFFAPIATLAALVIVFGAFAAADGLMALVMAISGKDRETSDRWILALQGLLGLGVGALTWFSPAITALSLLVYIAVWSLATGVLQIVAAIRLRKEIPNEWWLILTGLVSIAFAFLVLWQPLAGALAVLWMIGAWAIVCGVLLLGVAFRLRRARPAAAGIQAA; encoded by the coding sequence ATGCTTCAGTACTACGCGAAACTATGGTGGGTGGTCGCCCTGCGCGGCCTGTTTGCGCTGGTATTCGGCGTCTGCGCGTTCTTCGCGCCGATCGCCACGCTGGCCGCGCTGGTGATCGTGTTCGGCGCGTTTGCCGCGGCCGACGGGCTGATGGCGCTGGTCATGGCCATCTCCGGCAAGGACCGCGAGACCAGCGACCGCTGGATCCTTGCGCTGCAGGGCCTGCTCGGTCTCGGCGTGGGCGCGCTGACGTGGTTCAGCCCGGCCATCACCGCGCTGTCGCTGCTGGTCTATATCGCGGTATGGTCGCTGGCCACCGGCGTGCTGCAGATCGTCGCGGCGATCCGGCTGCGCAAGGAGATTCCCAACGAATGGTGGCTGATCCTGACCGGGCTGGTCAGCATCGCCTTTGCCTTCCTGGTGCTGTGGCAGCCGCTGGCGGGGGCGCTGGCGGTGCTGTGGATGATCGGCGCCTGGGCCATCGTGTGCGGCGTCCTGCTGCTCGGCGTCGCGTTCCGCCTGCGCCGCGCGCGTCCTGCCGCGGCAGGCATCCAGGCGGCCTGA
- a CDS encoding EamA family transporter, whose translation MTLSTFLFIVTGVLLNAAAQLLLKAGVNTIGAITLDRGTLLVTALRVLTQWPVLAGLTLYVVSVGVWIVGLSRVDVSVAYPMLSLGYVVNALAAWWLFGEMIGPLRVAGILLILAGVFLIARS comes from the coding sequence ATGACGCTCTCGACTTTCCTGTTTATCGTTACCGGCGTGCTGCTCAACGCAGCCGCCCAACTGCTGCTCAAGGCCGGCGTCAACACCATCGGCGCGATCACGCTGGATCGCGGCACGCTGCTCGTCACGGCACTGCGCGTGCTGACCCAATGGCCGGTGCTGGCCGGCCTGACGCTGTACGTGGTCAGCGTCGGCGTGTGGATCGTGGGGCTGTCGCGCGTGGACGTGTCGGTCGCCTACCCGATGCTATCGCTCGGCTACGTGGTCAACGCGCTCGCCGCCTGGTGGCTGTTCGGCGAGATGATCGGTCCCTTGCGCGTGGCCGGCATCCTGCTGATACTGGCTGGCGTCTTCCTGATCGCCCGTTCGTGA
- a CDS encoding glycosyltransferase → MQTSLHMSPVEVSVVIPVYNEEDGLQALFDRLYPALDGLGDSYEIIFINDGSTDRSAALLATQFHKRPDVTRVVLFNGNFGQHMAILAGFEHTRGRIVITLDADLQNPPEEIPRLVEAMRAGHDYVGTIRRQRNDTAFRRYASRAMNRLRERITKIRMTDQGCMLRAYDRNVIDTINACREVNTFIPALAYTFASNPIEIEVGHEQRHAGESKYSLYQLIRLNFDLVTGFSIVPLQWFSAIGTILSLFSGVLFVMLLVRRFVLGSEVQGVFTLFAMNFFLIGILLFGVGLLGEYVGRIYQEVRGRPRYRIQAVLEKADPAHAALGRKGREP, encoded by the coding sequence ATGCAAACGTCTCTCCACATGAGCCCGGTCGAAGTCTCGGTAGTCATTCCGGTCTACAACGAAGAAGACGGGCTGCAAGCCCTGTTCGACCGCCTCTATCCGGCGCTGGATGGCCTCGGCGACTCTTACGAGATCATCTTCATCAACGACGGCAGCACCGACCGCTCTGCGGCGCTGCTGGCCACGCAGTTCCACAAGCGCCCGGACGTGACCCGGGTGGTGCTGTTCAACGGCAACTTCGGCCAGCATATGGCGATCCTGGCGGGCTTCGAGCATACCCGCGGCAGGATCGTGATCACCCTCGACGCCGACCTGCAGAACCCGCCGGAAGAAATCCCGCGCCTGGTCGAAGCGATGCGCGCCGGCCATGACTACGTCGGCACCATCCGCCGCCAGCGCAACGACACCGCATTCCGCCGCTACGCGTCGCGCGCGATGAACCGGCTGCGCGAGCGCATCACCAAGATCCGCATGACGGACCAGGGCTGCATGCTGCGCGCCTATGACCGCAACGTGATCGACACCATCAACGCGTGCCGCGAGGTCAACACCTTCATCCCCGCGCTGGCCTACACCTTCGCGTCGAATCCCATCGAGATCGAGGTCGGCCACGAGCAGCGCCATGCGGGTGAATCGAAATATTCGCTGTACCAGCTGATCCGCCTGAATTTCGACCTGGTGACCGGCTTCTCGATCGTGCCGCTGCAGTGGTTCTCGGCGATCGGCACGATCCTGTCGCTGTTCTCCGGCGTGCTGTTCGTGATGCTGCTGGTGCGCCGCTTTGTACTCGGCTCGGAAGTGCAGGGGGTGTTCACGCTGTTCGCCATGAACTTCTTCCTGATCGGCATCCTGCTGTTCGGCGTGGGCCTGCTGGGCGAGTACGTCGGCCGCATCTACCAGGAAGTGCGCGGCCGCCCGCGCTACCGCATCCAGGCGGTGCTGGAAAAGGCCGACCCGGCGCACGCCGCACTGGGCCGCAAGGGCCGGGAGCCATGA
- a CDS encoding DegT/DnrJ/EryC1/StrS family aminotransferase: MTAPASEFLPFVRPEIDAAAIADVGRVLASGWITSGPKMQAFEAALSDLFGGRPVRTFANGSATMEIALRIADIGPGDEVITTPITWVATANVVIAVGARPVFVDIDPRTRNLDLDAVEAAITPRTRAIMPVYLSGLPVDMDRLYAIASKHGLRVIEDAAQAIDSRWRGQRIGAFGDLVSFSFQANKNITTIEGGCLVMNTPEEAVRAERLRLQGVIRTGMDGMDVEEPGGKFNLTDVNAAVGLAQLEKLDTITARRAELAEAYFRCAADHGLADLGIELPQPLDAQAATTNWHMFQVVLPTERLQGGPAQARRQVMEALRERGIGTGVHYPPIHLFTYYRSLGWREGMLPHAERIGRGIVTLPLFPAMQAADVERVCATLSETCKRLST, from the coding sequence ATGACTGCTCCCGCTTCCGAGTTCCTGCCCTTTGTCCGGCCTGAAATCGATGCCGCCGCCATTGCCGATGTCGGCAGGGTGCTGGCGTCCGGCTGGATCACCTCCGGGCCGAAGATGCAGGCCTTCGAGGCCGCGCTGTCTGACCTGTTCGGCGGACGCCCGGTGCGCACCTTCGCCAACGGCTCGGCGACGATGGAAATCGCGCTGCGCATTGCGGATATCGGCCCTGGCGATGAAGTCATCACTACCCCGATCACCTGGGTCGCCACCGCCAACGTGGTGATCGCGGTCGGCGCGCGCCCGGTGTTCGTCGACATCGACCCGCGCACGCGCAACCTGGACCTGGACGCGGTCGAGGCGGCCATCACGCCGCGCACGCGCGCGATCATGCCGGTGTACCTGTCGGGCCTGCCGGTCGACATGGACCGCCTCTACGCCATCGCATCGAAGCATGGCCTGCGCGTGATCGAAGACGCCGCCCAGGCGATCGACTCGCGCTGGCGGGGCCAGCGCATCGGCGCGTTCGGCGACCTGGTCAGCTTCAGCTTCCAGGCCAACAAGAACATCACCACCATCGAGGGCGGCTGCCTGGTGATGAACACGCCGGAAGAAGCGGTGCGCGCCGAGCGCCTGCGGCTGCAGGGCGTGATCCGCACCGGCATGGACGGCATGGACGTGGAAGAACCCGGCGGCAAGTTCAACCTGACCGACGTCAATGCCGCCGTCGGCCTGGCCCAGCTCGAAAAGCTCGACACCATTACCGCACGCCGCGCCGAACTGGCCGAGGCCTACTTCCGCTGCGCCGCCGACCATGGCCTCGCCGACCTGGGCATCGAGCTGCCGCAGCCGCTCGATGCCCAGGCCGCCACCACCAACTGGCACATGTTCCAGGTGGTGCTGCCGACCGAACGCCTGCAGGGCGGTCCGGCGCAGGCGCGCCGGCAGGTCATGGAAGCCCTGCGCGAGCGTGGCATCGGCACCGGCGTGCACTACCCGCCCATCCATCTTTTTACCTACTACCGCTCGCTCGGCTGGCGCGAGGGCATGCTGCCGCATGCCGAACGCATCGGGCGCGGCATCGTCACGCTGCCGCTGTTCCCCGCGATGCAAGCCGCCGACGTCGAGCGGGTCTGCGCAACCCTCAGCGAAACATGCAAACGTCTCTCCACATGA